The Synergistales bacterium DNA segment CCTGGTGCTCATGGATGTGCAGATGCCGGAGATGGACGGCTACGAGGCCACCAGACGGATCCGGCGCTCACCGCAGGTGGATGATCCCGCCGTGCCGGTGGTGGCCATGACGGCCCACGCCATGGAAGGCGACCGCCGGCGCTGCCTGGAGGCGGGGATGGACGACTATGTCTCCAAGCCGGTGGCGCCGCAGGCCCTTGTGGCGGTGCTGGAACGTCTCCTGCCTCGCCGGGGGGATCTCCCGGCCGGAGGCGGCGCGCAACCCGTCGCGGCGGAACCGGGGGAGACCGCGGTCTTCGACCGGGAGGGGCTGCTGGAGCGCTTCATGGGCGATGAGGAGCTGGCCCGCGAGGTGGCGGCGGTCTCGCTGGAGAGCCTGCCTCCGCTGGTGGACACACTCCGGGAGGCCCTGGCCGAGGGCGACGCGGCGGGGACGGCGGATTGCGCCCACACCCTCAAGGGCGCCGCGGCGAGCACCGGCGGCGAGGCGCTGCGGGAGGCCGCCCTGCAGGTGGAACGGCACGCCGGGGCCGGCGATCTGCGGGCCGCCGGGGAGGCCATGCCCGCCCTGGATGAGGACCTCGCCGCCCTGCGTGAGGCCCTGGAAGGCTTTCTGGAAGAGCGGGGGGCCCGGTAGGGCGCACGGCAGATATGTGGTGCCTCTCCCTTCGGGGGGATGGAAACGTGCGGGGAGGCCGCCCGCACCGTAGAGGGCGATGCCCAAAGGATGTGAAGCCAGTGAGGCAGCGGAGCAATCGAGGAGCATGCCGGTTTTGCGGCTGGCGGCGTGGGGTGTGCCATGCCCTGCAGACGCTGTGGCCCGCCCGGAGGGCGGAGGGCTGCGAACCGCCGGAACCGTCTGCGGAGCGGCCGCCGACGCTGGAGGATGTGGTGGATCTCCCCACCCTCCGGGCTCTGATGAAGGACTTCTACCGGGTGACGGGCACCGGCGTGGGGATCGTCGACCTCCAGGGCGATGTGCTGGTCGCCGAGGGCTGGCAGGAGATCTGCACGGAGTTCCACCGCAGGCACCCCGAGACCAGAAAGAACTGCATCGAGAGCGACGTCTATCTCTCCGATGGCGTGGAGCCGGGGACCTTCCGGGAGTACAAGTGCAGAAACCACATGTGGGACATCGCCACCCCCATTGTCATCGGCGGGTGGCATGTGGGGAACATCTTTCTCGGCCAGTTCTTCTACAGCGACGAGGAGCCCGACTACGAGACCTTCCGGGAGATGGCCCGCACCTACGGCTTCGACGAGAAGGCCTATCTGGAGGCGCTGGACCGGGTCCCCCGCTGGGATCGAAGTCATGTCCACCGTGTCATGCATTTCTACGCCCGGCTGGCCAACCTGATCGCCGGCGAGGGCTACAGCCGTCTGGAGCTCTCCAGGGCGCTGCAGGCCAAGGAACGCTTCGAGGAACAGCTGAAGGAGGCCGTTGCGGAGGCGGACCGGGCCAACCGGGCCAAGAGCGACTTTCTGGCCGGCATGAGCCACGAGATCCGCACCCCCATGAACGGCGTGGTCGGCATGGCCTCGCTGCTGCTCGATACGGAGCTCACCGACGAACAGCGCCGCTACGCCCAGGTGATCCAGTCCAGCGGCGAGTCGCTGCTGGGTATCATCGGCGACATCCTGGATCTCTCCAGGATCGAAGCGGGCAAGCTGGAGCTGGAGGAGGCGGCCTTCAACCTCAGCGGCCTGCTGGACGAGCTGACGGGGATGATGGAGCTCAGGGCCGCCCAGAAGGGGCTGGCCCTGCACTGCTCGGTGGCGCCGGGGGTGCCGGTGCTGCTCAGGGGCGACGCGGGACGGATCCGGCAGATCCTGATCAACCTGGTGAACAACGCCATCAAGTTCACCGACCGGGGCGAGGTGGCCGTGCTGGTGACCCTGGAGGCGAAGGAGCAGACCGCCGCGCACCTGCGGTTCACCGTCTGGGACACCGGCATGGGGATCCCCACAGAGCGGCAGGGGGAGCTCTTCCGGAGCTTCTCGCAGCTCCGGGACCGTGCCGGGAGACGGGAGGGAACGGGGCTGGGCCTCGCCATCTCCAGACAGCTGGTGGAGAAGATGGGCGGCGAGATCGGCGTGGAGAGCGAAGAAGGCACCGGTTCGACCTTCTGGTTCACCCTCCGTCTGGAGCGGCAGCAGGGGAGCGGAAGCGGGGAAGCCGCCCGGGGAAGCGTCCACAGCCCCATGGACGAGGCCTCGCTGGACCGGCTTCGGCGGAGCGGCGCACGCATCCTGGTGGCCGAGGACGACCCCGCCGGGCAGAAGGTGGCCAGGGCGCTGCTGGGGCGGCTGGGTCTCCACTGCGATGTTGTCGCCGACGGGGCAGGGATTCCGGATGTCCTGGCCGGCGACGGCTACGATCTGGTCCTGATGGATGTCAGCCTGCCCGGCGAGGATGGGTGCGAGGTGACGGAGCGGATCCGCGACCCCGAGAGCGGCGTTCCCGACCGCGGGATCCCCGTGATCGCCATGACCGCCCACGCCATGGAGGGCGACCGGGAGCGGTGCCTCCAGGCGGGGATGAACGACTATCTCGCCAAGCCCGTGACCCTCCAGGCGCTCACCGAGATGCTCGTGACCTGGCTTCTGCTGGGGGGGTGCAGGAAGGGGCCGCCGGAGGAGAATCCCGAGGAGACGCCCCACGGGCCGCCGGTCTTCGATCTGGATGCCGTGCTGGAGCGCTTCGGCGGCGACGGCGAGCTGGCCCTGGAGGTGGCCCGGATCACCCTGGAGGAGCTGCCCGGCGGAATCGACGCCGTGGAGACCGCCCTGGCCTCCGGGGACGGCGGCGCAGGCCGGCATGCGGTCCACAAGCTCAAAGGGGCCGCCGCCAACGTAGGCGGCGAGGCGCTGCGCGGCGAGGCCGAGGAGGTGGAGTGCTTCTTCGGGAACGGCGACCTCCGCAGCGCCCGGCGGCGTCTGCCGGTGCTCCGGCGTCAGTGCCGCCGGCTCGCGGCGGCGCTGGAAGGCTTCCTGGAGGAACAGGCCTAGTCCGCAAAAAGGGGCTGCGCTCCCATCCCGCTGCGGTGCCGGATGCCCTGGTGTCCCCGGGACGGCGCGGAGGATCCGGCCCCGGCGGCTGGGCGCTTTCTGCATCATTGGTCCCTCCGAGTGAGAAAAACGGCTGAAGACCGCGCTTCCCGGCGCTTTTGCCGAATATATCCCTCCCAGTCCTTCCCGACCCGCTTTCCCTGATGAACTCTGACCTTTATACTTGCATACGTCAGGAAAGATCAAAAGATACGGCACGGGCGTGCGCGGCTCCACAGGGGTGCGCTCGCCCGTGGTGATGCGAGGGAGGAATGGCTATGGATCTCAGCATGCTGACGCAGAAATCCCAGGAGGCGCTGAGCGAGGCGCAGAAGACCGCTGTCGGTTACGGCCACCAGGAGGTGGACAGCGAGCACCTGCTGCTGGCCCTGGTGCGCCAGGAGAGCGGTCTGGTGCCCCGGCTCCTGCAGAGGATGGACGTCAACGGCGACGGTCTGGCCGTGGCGGTGGAGCGCCACCTGGACGGTCTGCCCCGGGTCTCGGGGCCCGGTGTGGAGCCGGGAAAGATCGTGGTGACCCAGCGGCTCTCCAGGCTGCTGGTGGACGCCGAACAGCGGGCCAGGCGCCTGAAGGACGAGTATGTCTCGGTGGAGCATCTCTTCGCCGCGTTGATCGCCGAGGGCGAGAGCACGGCGGCGGGGCGGATCCTGGAGGAGTTCGGCGTCACCGAGCAGCGTTTCCTCGGCGCCCTCACCGATGTGCGGGGCCACCAGCGGGTGCAGAGCGCCACGCCGGAGGGCACCTACGAGGCGCTGGAGCGCTACGGCCGGGACCTGGTGAAGGAGGCCCGGGCCGGCAAGATGGACCCGGTGATCGGCCGGGACGAGGAGATCCGGCGGGTGATCCGGATCCTCAGCCGGAAGACCAAGAACAACCCCGTCCTCATCGGCGACCCCGGCGTGGGCAAGACGGCCATCGCCGAGGGACTGGCCCAGCGGATCGTCCGCGGCGACGTCCCCGAGGGCCTCAAGGAGAAGACCCTTTTCGCCCTGGACATGGGCTCCCTGGTGGCGGGCGCCAAGTACCGCGGCGAGTTCGAGGAGCGCCTCAAGGCGGTGCTCAACGAGATCCGGGAGAGCGAGGGCAGGGTGATCCTCTTCATCGACGAGCTGCACAACATCGTCGGCGCCGGCAAGGCCGAGGGCTCCATGGACGCCGGCAACATGCTCAAGCCCATGCTCGCCCGGGGGGAGCTGCACTGCATCGGGGCCACCACCCTGGACGAATACCGGGAGCACGTGGAGAAGGACAAGGCCCTGGAGCGGCGCTTCCAGCCGCTGGTGGTGGACGAGCCCACCGTGGAGGACAGCATCTCCATCCTCCGGGGGCTGCGGGAGCGTTTCGAGGTGCACCACGGGGTGCGCATCCAGGACAACGCCCTGGTGGCGGCGGCCATGCTCTCGGACCGCTACATCACCGACCGCTTCCTGCCCGACAAGGCCATCGACCTGGTGGACGAGGCCTGTGCGCTGATCCGCACGGAGATCGACTCCATGCCCGCCGATCTGGACGCCGTCTCCCGTCGGGTGATGCAGCTGGAGATCGAGGAGGCGGCGCTGAGCAAGGAGAGCGACAAGGCCAGCACCGAGCGGCTGGCCAGCCTGCGCAGGGAGCTCCAGGAGGCCCGCAACCAGCGTGACGCCATGCAGGCCCAGTACGAATCGGAGAAGGAGTCCATCAAGGGCGTCCAGGAGCTGCGCGGGCAGATCGAGCAGGTGCGCCGGGATATCGAGAAGGCCGAACGGGAGTACGACCTGAACCGTGCGGCCGAGCTGCAGCACGGCACGCTGCCCCAGCTGCAGCGGCAGCTGAAGGAGCAGGAGGCGGCGCTGAAGGAGCGCATCTCCGGCCAGTCGCTGCTCCGCGAGGAGGTCACCGAGGACGAGATCGCCCGGATCATCAGCCGCTGGACGGGGATCCCCGTGGCGCGGCTCATGGAGGGCGAGCGGGAGAAGCTCCTCCGCCTGGACGACGTGCTCCACGAGCGTGTGGTGGGCCAGGACGAGGCGGTGCAGGCCGTGGCCAACGCCGTTCTGCGGGCCCGGTCGGGGATCAAGGACCCCCGGCGGCCCACGGGTTCCTTCATCTTCCTGGGGCCCACCGGCGTGGGCAAGACCGAGCTGGCCCGCTCGCTGGCCCGGGCGCTCTTCGACAGCGAGGACAACATGGTGCGCATCGACATGTCGGAGTACATGGAGAAGTTCTCCGTCTCCCGGCTCATCGGCGCCCCGCCGGGCTACGTGGGCTACGAGGAGGGCGGCCAGCTGACCGAAGCGGTCCGCCGCCGGCCATACAGCGTGATCCTCTTCGACGAGATCGAGAAGGCCCACCAGGATGTCTTCAACATCCTGCTCCAGGTGCTGGACGACGGCCGGATCACCGACAGCCAGGGCCGCACGGTGGACTTCAAGAACACGGTGATCATCATGACCAGCAACCTCGGCGCCGACCATCTGATGGAGGGCATCACCGGCGACGGCGAGATCACCGACAGGGCACGGAACGCCGTGCAGAGCGAGCTGCGCCGGGCCTTCCGTCCGGAGTTTCTCAACCGGGTGGACGATATCGTGCTCTTCAAGCCGCTGCGGCTGGAGGAGATCGAGCGGATCATCGATCTGCTGGTGGAGACGTTGCGGGAGCGGCTGGCCGAGCAGCGGATGAGTCTGGAGATCACCCCCGGGGCGCTGGCCCATATCGCCAGGGAGGGCTACGACCCCGTCTACGGCGCGCGGCCGCTGAAGCGCTTCCTCTCCCGGCATGTGGAGACGGCCATCGCCCGGCGGCTCATCGCCGGCGACGTGCTGGAGGGCGCCACCTTCACCATCGACGTGGAAGAGGGCAAGCTGCGGATCGGCTGCGAGAACCCCCGCGAGGAGAGCGCCGGGGAGGACGAAGATGGGGTCATCAACGGCGAGATCGTCGGATAGGGTTCCCGGGAAAGGACCTCTCCGACGCTGATGCAACACTGCAACGCGGCGGCGGGTATCCGCGGGAAACGGCGGGTCCCGCCGCCGCTATTTTTGGGAAGCCTCGGCGCTCCGCGGCAGGGGGCCGTTGAGGCGCTGTTCCGCCACGGCGCCGCCGATACCGGCGTTGAGACAGAGGTCGTGGAGGATGTGCCATGCCGCCGGGGTGTCCCAGGGGCGGGCGGCAAAGAGGAGCAGCTCGATCTCCGGCCAGCTCGGCTGGTACCACTGCAGGCTCCCGAGCAGCGCCTCCCTGACGGCGGGGTCGCTCTCCTCGCGGAAGCGGTGGAGGAGAAGACGTCGCGTCCTGCGGCCGGGCAGACTGCGCAGGGCCCGGGCGGCCGAGGCGCGGATGTTGCTGTCGGAAACGAAGAGATGGGAGGCGATGTCGGGGGCGAATCGTTGGAGCTCGGCGTTGCCCATGGCCTCCAGCAGAACGGCGGTCAGCTTCGGGTCGCCGGAGGCGTGCAGTTTCCGCCGCAACAGCCGGCTGATGGTTGTCTCCCCGGGCTGCCTGCCTGCCTGGATGCCCAGGGCGATGAGGGCGGCGTTGGACTCCTTGAGGTCCTCCGGGGTGCCCCGCGTTCCGGCGATCTTCCAGAGTGCTCCCACCGTGTTGCTGGAGAGGCTGTCGGCACGTCCCAGGGCGATGACGGCCCGCACCCGGTTGTCCACCGGTTGACCGGTGTCCCTCGCCAGGGTGACCAGGGCGGCTTCGGCTTCTCGGGTGCCGCTGGCCTGCAGGGCGCGGATCAGCAGGGAGGCGGTGCTGCGGTTGTGGGGGTGGTTCCCGATATAGCCGGGCACCGCCGCCGCTTCCCCGGGGTGTTCCGCCAGGTAGCGGCTCAGGTCCTGGAGACTGCGGGGCTCTCCGGTTTCCATCGGCTCGGGGATGTGTGCCGAGAGAGATCCCCGAATGTCTTCCGCTTCACCTCTGTTGACGGGGCGCTTTCCGGAGGGATCCCGGGGTGCCGGTTCCCACGGGGCGGGCAGGTCCCTTCCGAGGGCCGCAGCGGGGAGCCGGGCAAGGGAGCATGCTTTGGTGAGGCGGAGCAGCGGGGTTTCGGTGTCGCCCACGAGGAGCTCCTCTCTGGAGTGCAGGCCTTCCAGCCACTGCGCCCCGAGCTCCGCCTCCAGTCGGGCGGCGGCCACGGTCAGAGGCAGCGCACCGAGGCGGCTCCGCCGGTAGGCGGTCTTGGTGCGCAGGATGTCGCCGCCCAGTGTCATGGCGTATTCGGCCCGGAAGATCCCGGCGCTGTCCTTCTGGGTGTGCTCCCATCGGCCGGCGCCGTCGCCGGGGAGGACCACCTCGCAGGAGCGGAGCAGCTCCCGCAGGATGGCCCGTTCCGTCCGAAGCATCGAGTCGGGGAAGGAGAGATGCCGGATCGCCCCGCTGGGCCGATAGGTGGCCCGGAAGGGCGCGGCCAGGCGGCGGGCCGTTTCGGGGTGCGGGCGACCGTCGATCCTGCAGTGGGCGGTATCGAAGCGCAGCCCCATCTCCACGGCCAGGGGGGTGGCCTTCAGGGGGTGGAGCTCCAGCGTTCCCTGCAGCTCCAGTTCGGGAATGGGCGTGCTGCCGGGCAGATTCATCTGCAGCTGCCGCGTGAGCCGGCAGCGGTACGCCAGAGGGTTTCCGCGCCGCCAGGCGAACTCCTCCGGAGAGGGCGGCGGGCTGTCGGTGGCGATGCTCCCTTTGAGGATGACGAGCACGGCGGCAACGCACAGGACAAACGCGGCGGCCGCGAGGGGCCTCTGTTTCCCCAGCTTTCGCATGTACCGGTCAGCTCCCTTTTGATTCCTCCTGTTCCAGCACCTCCATGGTGGCGTTGTAGGCCGCTTCCAGCTTCCGGAGTGCCCTTTCCATGGTCTCTGCGGCCGCCTTCTCCTCCGCCAGTTTCATGAGGGTGACGGCTTCGCGGTACATCCGGTCGGCGTTGACGTTGGCGCTGCTGCCTTTCAATGTGTGGGCGTAGTAGTAGGCGCCCTGGTGGTCGCCGGCTTCCACGCTCTTGCGGAGGTCGGCCATGAGCGAGCCCGTCTGTTCGGTGTAGAGCTCCAGCATCTCCCGGGCGAGCTCCACGTCGCCGGTGCGCCGGTGCAGGGTGTCCAGGTCCAGGAGGGGGTGTGTTTCGTCCTGCTCCGGGGCGTCCTCCGGTGGGGCGTCCGGGTTCTTCCCGCCCGGCTGCTCCGGGAGATAGCGGGCCAGCACCGCCTCCATCTGCTCCGACTGGAAGGGTTTGACGAGCACCGCATCCATGCCGGCCTCGTAGAAGTTCTGCCTGTGGCTCTCCAGGGCGTCGGCGGTGATGGCGATGACGGGGGTGTGGACACCGGTCTCTTCCTCCTCCCGGCGGAGTTGCCGGGTCACGGCGAGACCGTCCATGTTCGGCAGGTGGACATCCACGAAGGCCAGGGAGATCCCGCCTCTGCGGAGCTCCTGCAGCGCCGTTTCCCCGTCCTCGCACTGCACCAGCTCGAAGTGCAGCCGGTGGAGCATCTTGCCGATGAACTTCATGTTCACCCTGTCGTCCTCCGCCACAAGCAGACGGTGGCCGCTCCCGTCCAGACGGGGGCGCGCTGTTTCGGCCGCTGCCTGCTGCTTCTGCGGGCGGCCGAGGAGGGTGGCGCACCGTTCCATGACCTCGCCGGGCGTGAAGGGCTTGGAGACCAGCTCGCAGGCGGCGAGGGCGGCGCAGCGTTCGTAGCCTTCCATGCGTTTCCTGGCGGGGACCGCCAGCAGGATGGGGAGCTCATGCCCGGCGGCCCGGCGGAGCGCCGTCTCCGCGGCGGTGCTGTCCGCTCCCTCCCGGTCCTGCTCGATCACCGCCATGCCGATCCGGCGGTCCTCCGCTGCGGTGCGGAGCATCTCCTCCCCGGATTCCGCGATGACCACCTCCGCCCCCATGTGCCGGAGCTGTCGCTCCAGGATGCGGCGCAGGGTGTCCCCCCGGGTGCCGAGGAGACAGCGGATCCCCTCGGGCAGCGTCCCCCGGGGGACCAGAGGGTGGCTGTCCTCCACGGTTACCCCGGCGGTGACGGTGAAGGTGCTGCCTTCGCCCGGTGTGCTGTCCACCTGGATGTCGCCGCCCATCATCCTGGCCAGTTTGCGGGAGATGGCCAGCCCCAGGCCGCTGCCGCGGTGCTCACGGGCGTAGCTGTCGTCGGCCTGGGAGAAGGCGTCGAAGATGGCTTCCGTTTTCTCCTGGGGGATCCCCGGCCCCGTGTCCCTGACGGTGAGGGTGAGCTGTGCCTCCTCGGCTTCGGTCTGGTCGATCCGGGCGCCGATCAGGATCTCCCCTGTATCGGTGAACTTCACGGCGTTGCCGATGAGGTTCAGAAGGATCTGCCGCAGCCGCAGGGGGTCGCCCCCGAGCTGCCGCGGGAGGGAAGGGTCGATGTCGCAGAGGAGCTCGATGTCTCTGTAGCTGCTCTGGGGGGCGAAGAGGCGGGCCGCGTCCCCCACCAGCTCCCCGGGGTTGAAGCCGCGCTGCGCCATCTCCATGCGGCCCGATTCGATCTTGGAGAAGTCCAGCACATCGTTGATGATCTCCAGCAGCGTGTGGGCGGAGTTCTGCAGATCCGCCAGGTACTCCTGCTGGGCCGGCGAGAGCTCCGTCTCCAGGGCCAGCTCGGCCATGCCGATGATGCCGCTCAGGGGGGTGCGGATCTCGTGGCTCATGTTGGCCACGAACTGGCTTTTGGCCCTGTTGGCCGCTTCGGCCGCGTCCCGGGAGTCCCGCAGTGCCTGCTCCGCCGCCTTCTGCCGGGAGACGTCGCGGACCACGCCGGTGACCCTTATGGGTTCGCCCAGGGCGTTGCGGGCGGTGATCTCGCCGATGTCGTAGAGCCAGGCGTAGCCGCCGTCGGCGTTCCGGATACGGTAGGTGGTCTCGTACCGCGGGACCTTCCCCTCCAGGTGGTCCCGCATGCTCTGCATGACCCTCTCGTAGTCCCCGGGGTGGATCAGTCCGGTGAAGTGGGTGTAGTGGGTGAAGTCGTCGGGGTCGTAGCCCAGCATCTCCGCCTTCCGCCGGTTGGCGTTGACGCTCCCGTCGGGCACGTGCATCTCCCACCAGGCGATGTTGCCGGCCCGCATGGCGCCCTCCAGACGGTTTCTGTAGGTGGCCAGTTCGTCTTCCAGGGTCTTGGTTCTGGAGCTGTCCAGCAGACCCACCGTCACCATCTCCGGCGGCATGGGTCTGGAGGTGACCTCCAGCTGTCGTCCCGAGGCGGTGCAGAAGAAGGAGCTGGAGAAGGAGCACTCCTCCTCCAGCGTTCGCGCCAGCAGAGTCGGCCAGTCCAGCTCTCTGGGCAGCCCCTCCGGCGAGAGCCCCCGGTCCGGGCCGCCGGGGAGATTGAGCAGCGACTGGAAGCCGGCGTTGGCCTCCACCAGGAGGAATCCCCCGGTCTCCTCCCGGGTGAAGATCGCGGCGGCGTGGGGAACGGCATGGAAGAAACGCTCGAAGCGGTTGGACTCTGCGCTCATGGTATCTTCTCCCTAACGGAAATGCAGCAGTGCTGTCATAGCTCCCGGTTCTCTCTGGCAGAAAGTATAGCATTATTTCCACGAGGCTAACAGCGATGTGTGCTGTGGTATACTTGCCCTTTCACGGCGGACCGGCGATGTGGCCATGGCCACCGGCGTTCTGCTATGCTATTGTTATGGGAGACAAGGCGGCGGCAGAGATGGACGCGCCGTCAATGGTGGTGTGATCCGGGATTCCGGTTGTGCGGCTCTTCCCGGACCGGATAGACGGGACACTGTAGAGCGGAACCTGGTATCCTGCTCCCCGTGGGAAGAACCCCTGCGTTGCGAAGTACAGGAACCAGAGTCAAAGGGGGATTTGTCAACATGGAGGACCACGTTCTGCGGCTTGGGGCGTACAGGCCCCGGTACCCGCTGATCCAGGGGGGCATGGGGGTTCTCGTTTCCGGGCCGAAGCTGGCGGGGGCCGTGGCGCGGGCCGGCGCGGTGGGGACCATCGCTTCGGTGGGCGTCGCCGCCAACCATTCCGGGTATGACGGGACGAACTATTTCGAGGCGAACCAGAAGGCGCTGAAGGAGTGTCTGGAGGAAGCCCGCGGGGTCGCCCCCGAGGGCGTGCTGGCGGTCAACTGCATGGCCGCCCTGACGGATTACGAACTCCACGTGCGGGCCGCCTGCGAGGGCGGCGCCGACGTGATCATCTCCGGGGCCGGACTGCCCATGAAGCTCCCCGAGTTCGCCGCGGACTACCCCGATGTGGCGCTGGTGCCCATTGTCAGCTCGCTCAAGGCGGCCACGCTGATCCTGCGCCGCTGGAAGAAGCACTACGACCGCCGGCCCGACGCCTTTGTCGTGGAGACGCCCCTCTATGCCGGGGGGCATCTCGGCGCCCGGGACGAGGAGCAGGCCGTAGATCCCTCCCTCTCTCTGGAGGAGGTGGTGCCTGCGCTGACGGCCTATCTGGCCGAAAACGGACTGGATGTGCCTGTGGTGGCCGCCGGGGGGATCTGGGACCGGAAGGATATCGACCACGCCTTCAGCCTCGGGGCTCAGGGCGTGCAGATGGGCACCCGCTTCGCCGCCACCGAGGAGGGCGACGCCGCGCTGCGCTTCAAACAGGCCTATGTGGATGCCGGGCCGGAAGACGTGGTGCTCATCCAGAGTCCGGCGGGGCTGCCTGGCAGGGCGATCCGTTCGCCCATGGTGGACGCCTACCTCAGGGGGTCCGTCAAGAGCAAGCCATGCTTCGCCAACTGCCTGACCCACTGCCGCTACAAGAAAGAACGGGAGACCTTCTGCATCGCCCAGGCGCTGATCGACGCCTACCGGGGCGACTGGGAGAACGGCCTGTTTTTCTGCGGCACCAATGTGACCAGGGTCCACAGGATCGAGCGGGTGGACGACATCATCGCCGAGCTCTTCCCGGACTCCTGAGGGGGGAGCCCGGCGGAACGGAGAGCGGGGAACCGGCGCCTAGGCTCCGGTTCCCCGCTTTTCCTGTGCCCGGCTGTCGGCGATGGGCTTCCAGAGCAGCAGATAGACCGGCAGCGCCGTGGCGGCGATGACGGTGGCGAGGATGCGGAAGGCCACGCTCGGTCCCGCCCAGGTCGCCAGGTAGCCGGTGACCACCGGCGAAAGGAAGAAGCTCCCGGCCATGCAGAACCAGACCAGCGAGGTCACCTTGGGGCGCAGCCGGGGCGGGGCCACGTCGCCGATGAGCGCCAGATTCAGCGGGAAGCCGAAGCCCATGGCGATGCCGAAGAGCACCCCCCAGACGCCGAAGGCCAGGTTGCTGTCGGCGAAGGTGGCGCCCATGAGGGTCAGCGAGGTGCAGGCGAAGGCCAGCGGCGGCAGCCGCAGCCGTGGGAGCCTGTCCATGAGCTTGAAGCCCAGCATCCGGATGGCCACGGCCATCCCGGCGTTGCCGGAGATGAAAAACGACGCCATCAGCCCCCGCTCCATGGCCAGCGAGGCGATGGAGACCACCGAGGCGTCGATGAAGGCGAAGAGCACCACCGTCAGAAAGAGCACCCGCACCGGTCGGTGGGTGAAGACCTCCCGGTAGGTGCCCCAGTCCCGCTTTCCGCCGCCCTGTTCCATCGGAGGAGGCTGGAGCGAGAAGGCCAGCACCAGGCAGGCCAGCGCCGCGACGGTGGGCAGCCAGATGTAGAGCTGGGGGTGGCCGTGGTGCAGGATCCACTCCGCCACCGGCACGATGGTCACCAATGGGGCGATGTTGCCCGCGGAGATGAAGGTGAAGGCCGACCCCCGGGTCTCATCGGGGATCACCAGGGTCTGGTAGGTGGTGAGCCCCACCACGTAGAGGCTGGAGCCGAATCCGGTGAGCGCCCGCCAGACGAGGATGGCCGCCACGTTGTTCCCCGCAAGCGCCACGCCGGCGCTGCCGGCCGCACAGATCAGCGCCGCCGTCACCAGGGTGGGGCGGAAGTCGAAACGCTCCACCACCCAGGCGCCGAAGGGCCTGGTGAGGGTGGAGGTGGCGAAGTACATCCCCAGTATCCAGCCGATGGTATCCGCCGCGGTGACCCCGTGCTGTACGAGGTAGGGCGCCAAGAGAAAGTAGATGTTGCCGAAGCACATGATCCCGTAGGTGGCCCCGGTGATCCTGGCGATGGTCTTCCGCATCGGTGGTTTTGCTCCTTTCCGGCCTGCCGGCCCTCTGGGTTTCCATGCTGTCCCCCGACAGAGTGGAACGGTTCCCGCTGCGGGAACCGTTCCACTCCATTCTATGGGCTGTCCCCGACGGCGAGGAGGTTGCTAGTCGTCGTCACCCCCGTCGTCGTCGTCATCATCATCGTCTTCGTCGTCGCGGTCGTCCTTGTCGCGATCGTCGTCCCGCGCCGAGCCGCCGCGGCCGCCCCGTCGCTTCTTCCCCTTGCCGGCCAGCAGTACCACCAGCGCCACGATGGCCATCAGTCCCAGGCCCTGTCCCGACTGGGGGTCCACATCGATCTGCGGCAGAAGGAGCCACGCCGCCGCCACCGCCAGCACTGCAAGAATCAGTCGGATCATCCGGCACCACCCTCTCCTCGTGGAGTGTATTGCATTCAATGCCAGGAGTATACCACAGTAGAGGGGGAGAAGGGGATGCCGACCCTTCTTTGCGTTCCGGGGAGTAGTCCCTTCCGCCGCCGGGCGTGTAAAATAGAAGACAGAAACAGGACGACAGCAGGGAGGGATGTGTCATGAGTGGGAAGCGGCTCTTTGTTTCCGGCGCCACCGGAAACGTGGGGAAACACCTGGTGCGCACCATCGCCGCCGACGAGAAGACCGAGCTGGTGGGCGGCTTCTGCGCCGAGTACGATCTGGA contains these protein-coding regions:
- a CDS encoding MFS transporter: MRKTIARITGATYGIMCFGNIYFLLAPYLVQHGVTAADTIGWILGMYFATSTLTRPFGAWVVERFDFRPTLVTAALICAAGSAGVALAGNNVAAILVWRALTGFGSSLYVVGLTTYQTLVIPDETRGSAFTFISAGNIAPLVTIVPVAEWILHHGHPQLYIWLPTVAALACLVLAFSLQPPPMEQGGGKRDWGTYREVFTHRPVRVLFLTVVLFAFIDASVVSIASLAMERGLMASFFISGNAGMAVAIRMLGFKLMDRLPRLRLPPLAFACTSLTLMGATFADSNLAFGVWGVLFGIAMGFGFPLNLALIGDVAPPRLRPKVTSLVWFCMAGSFFLSPVVTGYLATWAGPSVAFRILATVIAATALPVYLLLWKPIADSRAQEKRGTGA
- a CDS encoding response regulator; translated protein: MSAESNRFERFFHAVPHAAAIFTREETGGFLLVEANAGFQSLLNLPGGPDRGLSPEGLPRELDWPTLLARTLEEECSFSSSFFCTASGRQLEVTSRPMPPEMVTVGLLDSSRTKTLEDELATYRNRLEGAMRAGNIAWWEMHVPDGSVNANRRKAEMLGYDPDDFTHYTHFTGLIHPGDYERVMQSMRDHLEGKVPRYETTYRIRNADGGYAWLYDIGEITARNALGEPIRVTGVVRDVSRQKAAEQALRDSRDAAEAANRAKSQFVANMSHEIRTPLSGIIGMAELALETELSPAQQEYLADLQNSAHTLLEIINDVLDFSKIESGRMEMAQRGFNPGELVGDAARLFAPQSSYRDIELLCDIDPSLPRQLGGDPLRLRQILLNLIGNAVKFTDTGEILIGARIDQTEAEEAQLTLTVRDTGPGIPQEKTEAIFDAFSQADDSYAREHRGSGLGLAISRKLARMMGGDIQVDSTPGEGSTFTVTAGVTVEDSHPLVPRGTLPEGIRCLLGTRGDTLRRILERQLRHMGAEVVIAESGEEMLRTAAEDRRIGMAVIEQDREGADSTAAETALRRAAGHELPILLAVPARKRMEGYERCAALAACELVSKPFTPGEVMERCATLLGRPQKQQAAAETARPRLDGSGHRLLVAEDDRVNMKFIGKMLHRLHFELVQCEDGETALQELRRGGISLAFVDVHLPNMDGLAVTRQLRREEEETGVHTPVIAITADALESHRQNFYEAGMDAVLVKPFQSEQMEAVLARYLPEQPGGKNPDAPPEDAPEQDETHPLLDLDTLHRRTGDVELAREMLELYTEQTGSLMADLRKSVEAGDHQGAYYYAHTLKGSSANVNADRMYREAVTLMKLAEEKAAAETMERALRKLEAAYNATMEVLEQEESKGS
- a CDS encoding nitronate monooxygenase family protein, yielding MEDHVLRLGAYRPRYPLIQGGMGVLVSGPKLAGAVARAGAVGTIASVGVAANHSGYDGTNYFEANQKALKECLEEARGVAPEGVLAVNCMAALTDYELHVRAACEGGADVIISGAGLPMKLPEFAADYPDVALVPIVSSLKAATLILRRWKKHYDRRPDAFVVETPLYAGGHLGARDEEQAVDPSLSLEEVVPALTAYLAENGLDVPVVAAGGIWDRKDIDHAFSLGAQGVQMGTRFAATEEGDAALRFKQAYVDAGPEDVVLIQSPAGLPGRAIRSPMVDAYLRGSVKSKPCFANCLTHCRYKKERETFCIAQALIDAYRGDWENGLFFCGTNVTRVHRIERVDDIIAELFPDS